A stretch of DNA from Tachyglossus aculeatus isolate mTacAcu1 chromosome 5, mTacAcu1.pri, whole genome shotgun sequence:
GGTATTTATGTGCTCCACTGTGGCCACTGTGTCTGCAGGCAGAAGACCATGTTTAccttcaaggggaaaaaaaacaaaacaaaaaacaaacgcACATGCAAATCAGTCAGGGATCTGCAACATTCTCCAACCCTTCCAGTCCCAAAGCAGCCAAATCTCAGACAAGGAGATACTCTTCTTTTTGAAAATTCCCATGCTACACCCTAAGATGCATTTACACTCAGGGTCCAAATTAGGGAAAACAAGATTTGGGCTCTGATGCTCTCTGTCAAATCAGGTTTCAGATTTTTGAAGGCAACCTCTGTCCACTGGCCTCTCTCTTCCTACCCCAATACAATTGCCCCGTGTTATTCACGGGTGATCGGTTAGAGAAACCCCTGCTCTGTCGTGAGGTGAAACACAGGAGGAGCGGGGAGAAAATGACAAGGGCGGCCAGTCAGTCACCGAAGAGGTAGGGCTGTGGCTGCTGGCAACTAAAGAGACCCTCTAAAGAGGCTCAGAGCCACTGCATGAGTGGGTACAGTCACTGCaaacaaaaaaatccacaaaTGCCGAGAGACTTCCTTACTCACCAAAGGGCTTgaacccagtagactgtaagctccttgagggatgggATTTGTTGCTATTAACTccactgtgttgtactttcccaagcccttagtggagtactctagacacagtaagtgctcaataaataccaacgaccGAACCTCCACGACTCCAAAGGAAGGAAAAGCCTGGCCGCTTACTCTCTTCTCCACTGGTGTTAATCTGCACCATGACCTTCAACCTCTCGGGCGAGCCTTTCTTCTGCCAGGAGCTGTTCACTCTATCCGCCAGCTTCACAGAATCCACTGTTTCCAGCATGAAGAGGTTAGGGACGGCTATAAGGGCGAAGAGGAAGAATTCAAGGTTTTCTTCCTGTGCGTCATCGACATTTCCTGAAGGGCTACTCTGGCCAGAGAACGGagctatgtgcttgagagagacAAGTGAGAGGATCTATGGTAGGTCAGTCAACCTTTACTTAactgaaggtagaacagacatgtTGCCCTCTGATGACTCACCTGGGGATCAGGTAGCCTCGTCACCTACCCCTGGCTTtaaacttcctccccttttcttcccccatcaCAGCTTTCATaaaattaagtcctcatttctctaTGGCTCCCACCTGCCACCCACACCCCTGGAGCTAGCAGTGCCATAAAGGAGGCTAGTACTTTTCACGTCAAAACCTGATGCACTGTACAAGTGAAACAGAGAGTACATTTAGAAATATTTTAACTGTGTTTCATCTCAACTTGAACCATCTTAAAGCCAAGGACTTCCTCTAtaaagtagtagagaagcagcgtggctcagtggaaggagcacgggctttggagcccgaggtcatgggttcaaatcccgactccgtcacttgtcagctgtgtgactttggacaagtcacttaacttctctgtgtctcagttacctcatctgtaaaatagggattaagactgagccctacgtgggacaacttgatcaccttgtaacctccccagcacttagaacagtactttgcacgtagtaagcacttaataaatgccatcatcattattaagacttcatgccaagagcttagaacagtgctctgaacgtagtaagtactcaagaaataccactgatggattatttattcatattaatgtctgtctccccctctagaccataaactcgttatgggcatgaaaagtaactgctaattctgttgtactgtactctcccaagtgtttagtgctgtgcacacagaaagcactcaataaataccactgatttactgaagtCCACGCCAAAGGGAAAGGCTACACAATCAGCCTAGGGAAGAGTTGCCTGCTTTGAGGAAGGAGGCcacagtaataattacggtacttgatgatgatgatggtatttgttaagcgcttactatgtgcaaagcactattctaagtgctggggggggatataaggtgatcaggttgttccacgtggggctcacagtcttcatcctcattttacagatgagggaactgaggcacagagacgtgacttgcccaaagtcacacagctgacaattggcggagccaagacttgaacccatgacctctgactccaaagcccggggtctttccactgagccattatgatgtgccaggcgctgtactaagtgctgaggtggatacaagcaaatcaggttggacacagtccctgtgccacagggggctcagtctcaagccTTAGCCTCCTGGAAATAGCTCATCAGGTATGGAGGAGACCACCATACCGGCAAGAAAGACTAAACATGGAAAGGGGAATACAGACCCATTGGGAACAAATGGCCTAAGAGAACTGGCAACCAAAAGCACTTGGTTCCTCGCCCAAGCTGAGCAGGAGCAGGTCTGGTTGACTGCTGGTGATGGAAAATGGTGTGAAGCCAGAGCCCAGTTAGCCATGCCAGAATGCCACGCCAACACAAATCCCAGGAACAAACCAGGGACTAAGTAAAATTGGGaaatcagcaataaagacaggTAACTCCCAAaactgctcctttttttttttttgctgggcaTTGACTCAAAAGTCCTTTCTACAACAGACAGACCCGTGGAGCCTCCCTGCAAAAAGACCTAGAGTGGAATAAAACCTTCCCtgagattaaaaataaaaaaaagaaaaagagaatctTCCTAACAGAACCAATACAGAACACACAGGGATTTAAGCTGCAGCTTATTATTTACATTATTTCACACCTCTTACCGTGTCGGTTGCCAAACACTCCCCATGTCGTATTTTGAGACTCTTAGTTCTTGGAGGCCCAGGGAGTGTGTTTAACTGTCACTTGTGTAATTTTTCccatggtttagtacagtgctctgcacacggtatgtgcttaataaacactacttcAGATTGCTACTATTCCCTGACTTCAGATGAACTCTTCTGAGTCCAGGAAGGATGAGATGATCTGGGGCATGATCAAATACTAGCTAGTCGGCAATGGGATTTTCTTTCCTATTGTAATTTCGGATCTGTTTCAGCAGGAgcataacgataacaataataataacaattgtggcatttgttaagcgcttacttcgtgccaggcactgatctaaatgttggggtagatacaagcaaattgggttggacactgtccctgtcccgcctaaggctcactgtctcaatccccattttacagatgaggtaactgaggcacagagaagtgaagtgtcttgccaaaggtcacttagaagtggcagagccgggattagaatccatgaccttctcactcccaggcccatctctatccactacaccatcctgcttccctgAGTATGAGCTTCTTTTCATACTCCCCAGTGTGTTCaggagaaaatggggataaagcaatTCCAACTTACCCATCAGTTTGTTGACGTTGTGCTTTTGCAGGTGGCCAATAAAATGCCATTTAATCTCAGGACAAGATGACAGGATCTgatgaaggagaaaaagaggacagAGAAGTCACGCATGAATTTGGAGCAGAAAGCACAACTgcttggacttttttttttttaaaacgagTTCAGAAAAGACCATTTCTCCCTTTCCAATTTCTCGTGCTATGGCGCTGTAAGTGGAGTTGCTGAGCCTGAGTGGGCTTTCTCCATCCCCTTCGCAGGAAGGCGGTCCCCAGATCAAAAGCCTGGAGAgccttctgccacctgtcttcctaCACTAGTCATCATGTATTTCCAAGAGTGTTCAGAATTCCaggttttaataacaataataaataagaaaagtagtatttgttaagtgctatgtaccagacactgtactaagtgctggggtgggtacaagcaaatcaagatggacacagttcctgtcccatgtggggctctctgtctcaatccccatgttagggatgaggtaactgaggcacagagaacgggagtgacttgcccaggctcacacagcagacaagtggcagagtccgaattagaacacacaacgtcccgaatcccagacccatgctccattTGCCATGCGATGCTGCTTGAGCACATTACACAGAGCCACCAGGCCCATCCTCTGACCCCACtggctttgtcatcatcatcatcaatcgtatttattgagtgcttactatgtgcagagcactgtactaagcgcttgggaagtacaaattgactttgtcaccccaacccccaccccgttTACTCTGTCGATGAGATGCTCCTGGTCTCACTTTCTCCAAAATGCAGCAACTGCAAGGAGGGTCTGGTCTACCATTTGCCAAACCAATTTTCCTACTGCAGTGAAGGGGAAGGCTCAGGGACACTGCTCAGCCTGCTACTTCCACTTGGCAATCCCATCATGACCGGATAGAGCTGAGATGTTCAGATAAGGTCCTGCGTGGGACAAAAATGGGAGTCCCCTACTTGATGCTGCCTGACCTTTCTAGAAGGTCACGGCTACTCACAAGGAGTAGGGTACTCACATAGGGGTTGCTACGTGTGGGCAAAGGTGCGACTATCATCACGTTAATAAAGGCCATCGCCTCCACTGGCTGAAGCACCTGCCTTTCTGAAGAAATTTGGGCCATGCAAGTTGCTACATTTAAGGCTCTATAGATTCAACCTACTATCATCTCAAGCCAAGAAACGCAAAAatcttggtcattcattcattcaaccgtatttattgagcgcttactgtgtgcagagtacacatatagagatggtccctacccaacaacgggccatcTGGGAACTCCAAGATAAACGCTTagctcggtgctctgcacacagtaagtgctcaataaacaccatccatcgattaatgataattatggtatttcttaagcacttaagtgcaaagtacttagcactgggatgggcacaagataatcaggtcagacagtccctgtcccctatgggactcacagtctaaggggaagggagaccaggtattgaatccccattttacagacgagcaaactgagacagagataagttaagtgacttgcccaaggccacatagcaggcaagtggtagaactgggattaaaccccagtctcctgattcccgacctgagctccttccactagaccgtgccgcTTCTTAGGAGATTGTCCTCTGACTGGGAAAAGTTTGGGACTAAAGTCGGAGAAATCAGCCTTCCCCACAAAACAACCCCAAAACTTAAGGTTTCAACTGAGGGATTGAGGTTAGAAGAACAACAGAGCCCAGAATTTGAGCGACACTTACTTTAGCATTAGATGCCTTTTCTAACAGCTCCTGAACCTACAGGAAACCAAAGGAAAACAGTGTGAGTTAGAAAGATGGCAGGCAGATCACTTTTAGGGACTATTCTAGCAAGCTCTTTCCAGCCCAGAGAACTCAGAAAGATAAAGGGCACTTACATAGTTTTCCCCAAAGCTGCGTTGTCCATGAGTATATGCCTCAATCACCATACCAACGGGCTTGGTTTTACTGACAGCCACTAGCCGGGGCTGGATGGCAGGGAGGTCCTGCCAGGAGGGAAAGAAGTCAAGTAAGCGAAgggctgcccacagcacctgtatatatgtttgtacagatttattactctatttatcttacttgtacatatttactattcattttgttttgttaatgatgtgcatccagctttacttctatttattctgatgacttgacacctgttcacgttttgttttgttgctgtctcccccttgtagactgtgaacccgttgttgggtaaggaccgtctctatatgttgccaacttgaagtgcttagtatagtgctctgcacacagtaagcgctcaataaatacgattggatgaatgaaaagggctGGGGGAATTACCCTGGATCAGATCAGTGGGAGGGGCTGACCTAAATTCAAACTCTCCATCTATGGAGGGAAATCTTTATTGGCTTTAAGCAATATTTAGTTGGGGCATTTGGTGCTATGATCCTCCCCTACTGAGCCAGACGGAAATAGTCAAGTGGAACTTGCATacgaggagagagacagactcTTCCTGGCCTCCGGCACTGCCGGGAATTAGAAGCCTTTGAGTTTCGTTCTGCACAGGTCGGTTCGGTTCATCCTGCACGGTTCTGTTCGTGAGTCGTAAACTGACTCACGCCAGTTCTGAAGAcgggagtgggaagggaaagacagacaattaCTGAGAACCTGTGATTCAGCGTCGCTTGGGggagcaaaaaggaaaaaaaaatcaaggctgGCTAATCTTGGATTGCTTTCCTCACAACAGTCAGTCTGGGGAGATTCCAGTTCTGCGGCAGTATGGGTTTCCTGCTGCTCAGGGGCACTGAAAACTTAAAGACACAGCCCCTcattcacaggacctgggttctaatcctagttctgccacttgtctgctgtgtgtcaccctgtaaagtcacttcacttctctgtgcctcaggttcctcacctaTTAAACGGGAagcaagactgttagccccatgtgggacgtggaccttttccaatctgattaacttgcatttttctcagcagtgccgggcacataataagtgcttaacaaatattaataataattatggcatttgttaagcacttactctgtaccaagcacggctttaagcgttggggtagatacaaggtcatcaggttacccatgtggtactcacagtcttaatccccattatacggatgaggtaactgaggcacagaagatgtaagtggcttgcccaagatcacacagcagacaactggcggaggcgggatcagattgtgagcccgttgttgggtagggattgtctctatctgttgccgcactgtactttccaagtgctcagtccagtgctcggcacacagtaggcgctcaataaatccgactgaatgaatgaatcagaacccaggacctctgactcccatgcctgggctctttccactaagacacgctgcttctcttaattattactattattattattcattcattcaatcgtttttattgagcgcttactgtgtgccaagcactgtactaagcgcttggcaagtacaacaacatatagagacggtccctacccaacaacgggctcacagtctagaagggggagacagacagcaaaacaggtggatgggtgtcaatgccatcaaaataaacagaattatagatatacgcacatcattattaataaaatgactctagactgtgagcccgttgttgggtacggaccgcctctatatgttgtcaacttgcacttcccaagcgcttagtacagtgctctgcacacagtgagcgctcaataaatacgattgaatgaatgaatgcaaataaagagaaacaaatatgtaccaatatacacacattattattatcgccagcGGTGACAAAGCAATGGAGGGTTGGGCCGGCCACGGCTCCCCGTGGGCTGGcatgagcccgggctctggagtcagaggtcatgggttcaaatcccagctccgccaactgtcagctgtgtgactttgggcaagtcgcttaacttctctgcgcttcagttccctcagctgtaaagtggggattgactgtgagccccattgggacaacctgatcaccttgtagcctccccagcgctcagaacagtgctttgcacatagtaagcgcttaataaatgttattattattatagagaagcagcacggcttagtggcaagagcccggacttgggagtcagaggtcatgggtcctaatccttgttctgccactttctgctgtgtgaccttgggcaagccacttaacttctctgggcctcggttacctcatctgtaaaatggggatgaagactgtgagccccccgtgggacaacctgatcaccttgtaacccccccagcgtttagaacagtgctttgcacatagtaagcgcttaacaaacaccatcatcatcatcatctcttgcCTCCGTGGGCCAGTCCTTCCCtaagcccggcttgggagtcagaggtcattcattcattcattcaatcgtatttattgagcgcttactgtgtgcagagcactgtactaagcgcttgggaagtacgagttggcaacatatagagacggtccctacccaacaacgggctcacacgtgggttctaatccttgttctgccacttttctgctgtgtgaccttgtgcaagccacttcacttctctgggcctcagttccctcatctgtcaaatggggatgaagactgtgagccccccgtgggacaacctgatcacttgtatccccccagcgcttagaacagtgctctgcacatagtaagcacttaataaatgccattattattattattattattattattattctctgtgccccagttccctaatctgtcaaatggggatgaagcctgtgagccccacgtgggacaacctgatcaccttgtataacaacaattattattcatattattcatatataaatacattatatcatattcatatattattaatattaataattataattaatagtaataataattattctctgtgccccagttccctcatctgtcaaatggggatgaagcctgtgagccccacgtgagacaacctgatcaccttgcataacAACAACTATCATTCGTattcatatataaataaatatcatatcatattcatatattaataatatcaataattataattaataggaataataattattctctgtgccccagttccctcatctgtcaaatggggatgaagcctgtgagccccaggtgggacaacctgatcaccgtgtataataacaacaattattatcatttatattatTCATATATAAATGCATATTGCATCATTATttacatattattaatattaataattatgattaataataacaataataattattattctctgtgcgccagttgcctcatctgtcaaatggggatgaagcctgtgagccccacatgggacaacctgctcaccttgtataataacaacaattattttttatattcttaatattaataataattaataataattaataataataattattattctctgttccccagttccctcatctgtcaaatggggatgaagcctgtgagccccacgtgggacaacctgatcatcttgtataataatagcaatttatACTACTTATATATAaatgtattatatataaaattgttattaattaattaatattattctctgtgccccagttgcctcatctgtcaaatggggatgaagcctgtgagccccacgtgggacaacctgatcaccttgtatgataacaacaattattattcatattattcataaacacatattatatcattatttaaatattaatattagtagtagtaataataattctttgtgccccagttccctcatctgtcaaatggggatgaagcctgtgagccccacgtgggacaacctgatcatcttgtataataataacaatttataCTACTTATAATTTATACTACTTATATATAAATGTAGTATATAtaaaatcattgttattaattattattattattattctctgtgcgccagttgcctcatctgtcaaatggggatgaagacggtgagccccaagtgggcccacctgatccccttgtatcccccccccggcgcttagagaagtgctctgcacatagtaagcgcttaacaaatgtcatcattatgattattaacaaaccccatcatcatcttcgtcgttattattattattattttattattattattaacctctggGCTCCGCGGTCCCGGGCTCACCTGCGGCCTCCTCGCCTTGGCCTGCTGCACCCGCTCGGCCACGGCCCTCAGCGCCAGCCCGACGCCCGGCTCCCCCGCCATGGCGCCGAGCCTCCTCATGCCCCGGCCCTCGCTCGGCTCCCCCCTACTTCCGGCCCCTGGTCCCGCCCACCGCGCGCGGACCGACCAATCGCCCCGCGGGCCCCGGCGCCCccagccaatgggagcgcggCGGCCGTTTGACGGGCGGGGGGGCGGGACTCGGGCGGGAGGGCGCGGCAGCCATCTTGGGGAGGTCGCTCCCCACAGgtgcgaggaggaggaggttgggggtaagttcattcattcattcattcaatcctatttattgagcgcttactgtgtgcagaacactggactaagcgcttgaggaggacaagttggcaacatatagagatggtccctacccaacaacgggctcacattcattcagtcgtatatatatatttgtacatatttattactccatttatttatttattttacttgtacatatctatcctatttattttattttgttagtatgtttggttttgttctctgtctcccccttctagactgtgagcccactgttgggtagggaccatccctatatgttgccaacttggacttcccaagcgcttgggaagtataaattcattcattcaatcgtatttattgagcgcttactgtgtgcagagcaccgtactaagcgcttgggaagtacaagtacattcattcaatcgtatttattgaatgcttactgtgtttagagcactggactaagcgcttggggagtacaagttggcaacatatagagatggtccctacccaacaacgggctcacattcattcagtcgtatttatatatatatatatatttgtacatatttattactctatttatttattttacttgtacctatctatcctatttattttattttgttagtatgtttggttttgttctctgtctcccccttctagactgtgagcccactgttgggtagggactgtctctctctgttgccaacttggacttcccaagcgcttgggaagtacaaattcattcattcattcaatcgtatttattgagcgcttactgtgtgcagagcaccggactaagcacttaggaagtacaagtacattcattcaatcgtatttattgaacgcttcctgtgtgcagagcactggactaagcgcttgaggagtacaagttggcaacatatagagacagtccctacccaacaacaggctcacattcattcattcattcagtcgtatttactgagcgcttactgtgtgcagagcactggactaagcgcttggggagtacaagttggcaacatatagagacggtccctacccaacagcgggctcacattcattcagtcgtatttatatatatatacgtttgtacatatttattactctatttattttacttgtacctatctattctatttattttattttgttagtatgtttggttttgttctctgtctcccccttttagaccgtgagcccactgttgggtagggactgtatatgttgccaacttgtacttcccaagcgcttagtccagtgctctgcacacagtaagcgctcaataaatatgattgattgattgagcgctaactgtgtgcagagcactcgactaagcgcttgggaagtacaagttcattcattcattcaatcgtatttattgagcgcttactgtgtgcgagcactgtactaagcgcttgggaagtaccagttcagtcattcattcaatcgtatttattgagcacatactgtgtgcagagcactgtactaagcacttgggaagcacaagtacattcattcaattgtatttattgaacgcttaatgtgtttagagcactggactaagcgcttggggagtacaagttggcaacatatagagacggtccctacccaacaacgggctcacattcattcaatcttatttattgagcgcttactgtgtgcagagcactggactaagcgcttgggaagtccaagttcattcattcattcaatcgtatttattgagcgcttactgtgtgcagagcactgtactaagcgcttgggaagtacaagttcattcattcatcccatcatatttattgagcgcttactgtgtgcagagcactgtactaagcgcttgggaagtacaagttggcaacatatagagacggtccctacccaacaacgggctcacattcattcaatcgtatttattgagcgcttactgtgtgcagagcactgtactaagcgcctgggaagtacaagttggcaacatatagagacggtccctacccaacaacgggctcacattcattcaatcgtgtttattgagcacttactgtgtgcagagcactgtactaagcacttgggaagtacaagttcattcattcaatcgtatttattgagcacttactgtgtgcagagcactgtactaagcgcttggggagtacaagttcattcattcaatcatatttattgagtgcttactgtgtgcagagcactgtactaagcacttggggagtacaagttggcaacatatagagacggtccctacccaacaatgggctcacattcattcaatcgtatttattgagcgcttactgtgtacagagcactgtactaagtgcttgggaagtacaagttcattcattcatttacatttattgaacgtttactgtgtgcagagtactgtactaagcgtttgggaagtccaagttggtaacatatagagacagccccgacccaacagcgggctcacagtctagaaggggcagacagacaacaaaacaaaacatattaacaaaataaaataaataaaatagtaaatatgtaaaaatatggaacacttcacgaatactctagaagggggagacagacaacagaacgaagcatgttaacaaaataaaataaatagaatagtaaacgcaGTAGTTAGGGCAGAGCGGTTCAGCATCACTGTGCCGCAATGCCTAACGTACAGCCTGAAGAATGAGATGTTCTACCCTTTGAAATAGGCTC
This window harbors:
- the LOC119928733 gene encoding pyridoxal phosphate homeostasis protein isoform X2, translating into MVIEAYTHGQRSFGENYVQELLEKASNAKILSSCPEIKWHFIGHLQKHNVNKLMAVPNLFMLETVDSVKLADRVNSSWQKKGSPERLKVMVQINTSGEESKHGLLPADTVATVEHINTKCPSLEFVGLMTIGSFGHDLSQGPNPDFQMLVSLRKELCEKLNMSTDSVELSMGMSMDFQHAIEMGSTNVRIGSTIFGERDYAKKSTVDTKAKEGMAQEP
- the LOC119928733 gene encoding pyridoxal phosphate homeostasis protein isoform X1 encodes the protein MRRLGAMAGEPGVGLALRAVAERVQQAKARRPQDLPAIQPRLVAVSKTKPVGMVIEAYTHGQRSFGENYVQELLEKASNAKILSSCPEIKWHFIGHLQKHNVNKLMAVPNLFMLETVDSVKLADRVNSSWQKKGSPERLKVMVQINTSGEESKHGLLPADTVATVEHINTKCPSLEFVGLMTIGSFGHDLSQGPNPDFQMLVSLRKELCEKLNMSTDSVELSMGMSMDFQHAIEMGSTNVRIGSTIFGERDYAKKSTVDTKAKEGMAQEP